AATTATTACAGAGGTCCAACAGGAAAACAGGAAACGAAGAAGAATGGGTCCAAATCAGATCTTCAGGGATGATCCACCATCTCCATCGCCCTGATTCTTCAGTTGGTCCCCTCCAGCCTCACCTCCAAGCAATCCAGAGGAGTTCCCCACGTCGTTTGTCCAGCAGGAGGATGCATCGTTGCAGAAGATTTGCTTGCCCATCGTCGCAGAGAACTTTCCATTGGTGTAAAAAGCAGCTTAGTTTTGCAAGAATGCATTTCACACTCCTCCACTTGCGCCCCTGAAAGCAAAATTCATTCCTTAGTCTCCACAAGCTCCACAAGGCAGCAGTTGTTACCAGATTCAAAACAGCTTTTTCTTTATGCATATGCCAAAAGGACATAATTTTTGCAAAGCCAGACATTCTATCAATATTAAAAATTTCTGCAATAAGGTTccaaacttgctgagccaccacaCAATCAAACAACAGGTGTTGAACAGTTTCAAATTCCGAACAAAATAAGCAGGAAGGGTCTTCCACTTCCCTCCTCTTCGCAAGATTATCTCTAGTAAGTATCTTGTTGTGAACACATAGCCACAAGAATATATGAATGTTCTGTGGACATAGGATTTTCCACATATAGGACTAATGTCAGGAACTACACCACCAAAATTGATTTGTTTATAAAAGGATTTAACTGAGAAAACCACATTTGGTTCTAAGCCCCAGATTGGGGTGTCCGCTTCATCTACTGGGGGATGTTGTTTGACCACACAGACAAGTTGATCCCAGCGTTTCATACCAAAGTGATCAACACACCTCCTGAAAGTTAGTTTCAAATCATTTTCATCCCAAACTTGGGCTACAGTGTAACCAGTCTGGTTACAAATACAAAATAAGTCCCAGAACTGTACCTTAAGGGAACAACCCCCTACCCACACATCATGCCAAAAACTAATGAGTTTTCCATTCCCCAATCTCCATGTATAAAAAGTTTTTGCAGCTGCCAAAGCCCAAGTAATGCTCTTCCAAAAGGTAGACCCCCCTTCACTTTTAGCCCAGAGGAGATTTGGAGAATTAACACGATACTTATACAGCAGAAGCTTAGACCAATCTGAATCAGGGTTATTAAAAAATCTTTTACCCCAAGAAGCTAACAAGGCCATATTATATTCCTTGATATTGGGGACCCCCAAACCTCCAAACTCCTTCCTCCTAGTGATTAAGCCTCAATTAGCTAGGTGATATTTGTGCTGGTCTCCTATATTTCCCTAAAAGAAATGAGCCATCTGGGAGTTAATTGCATTAATTGCCCACTTAGGAAACTTGATCACAGACATCAAATAAGCAGGAATACTaatcacacaagcacacaataagaTAATTTTCCCTTTATAAGTGAGGTATCTTCCCAGCCAGCCAGAGATCCCTTTAATGATTCTATCAATGATAGGCTGAAGGTCTTCCCTTTTTAACTTATCATAGTGCAGAGGCACTCCCAAGTACTTAATAGGGAACGATCCTTTCTTACAACAGAAAATTTGAGCAAATTCATTAGCAATTGCATCGTCTACATTTATAGTCATGAGATCACTTTTGTGGAAGTTGATTTTCATCCCAGACAGGTTTTCAAAACATGACAGAAGCTATTTAAAATTCCTTGCTTTTTGCACAGAATTTTCCAAGAAGAGTATGGTGTCATCTGCATACTGCAGACTAACCACACCTCCAGGGATCACATGGGGCAGAAGCCCAGAAATTAGATTTTGAGAAGTAGCTTTCTTGAGCATTTTAGTAAAAACATCAGCAACTAGATTAAACAACAAGCGAGTAGGGACCAGTTGTGTCATTAATTCTCACACTGAAAGTGCTATTAACAAGGGTGCTTTTAATCTAAGCAATCCATTTTGGACCAAAACCTCTCGAATGAAGCATATCAAAAAGGAATTCCCAACTAACTCTGTCATATGCCTTCTCATAATCTAATTTGAGAACTAAACCTTGCGATCCTGATTTTTAATCTCATGGATCACTTCATGGGCCATCACCACACTCTCTAAGATGTATCTCCCTTTAATGAATGCAGTTTGATTAGAAGAAATCAACCTGCGCCCAACAGGGGAGACCCTATTGGTCATGGCTTTAGAGAAAATCTTAACCCCACAGTTGCTCAAACTAATAGGGCGAAACTTCTTCATTTCCCTGGCATCAACTTCTTTAGGAATAAGCACAATCAGGGCAAAGTTTAATCGTTGTAAATCTAGTTTCCCTGTCTCAAAGTCTCTAACCAGGGCCATAAAGTCGTTTTTAATCACACCCCAAAAGGTTTGATAGAACAAGAAGGACAGTCCATCCGGACCGGGGGCACCATGGGCATAAGACCCAAATATCGCCTCCTTAATCTCCTCTTCGGAAAAGTTTTTCTGCAAGAGGTCATTCTTTTCCTGGGTAACTAACTCGTTTTCCTCCCAAAAGGAAGGACCAAGGCAAATATTATGCTTGTTTTCAAAACAAAACAAGTTTTTATAGTAGGTAGTAGCCACCCCCAACATTTCCTGAGTGGTGTAAACTGGGCCATTTTCTCCAATTAACTCAGATAAATGGTTTTTTCTATGCTATGGTTGGCCATCGCATGAAAATATGCATTATTTTTGTCCCCATCAGTAATTCTATGATCCCTGGAGCGCTGCCACAAGGCAGTTTCTTCTTTGCTCCAAATCTGTGTGAGTTCTTTCTTAATTTCCTCCATTCTAACCTTATCTCTGTTGTCAAGTTGATTTCTCTCAGAAAACACATCAAGAATGTCAAATTCAAGCAAaatctctcttttctttttcttaatCTCCGCCTCAATGTTAATACTCCAGCCTCTAGCTTTTTTCCTAAATAGTTTACTCTTATTCATCCAAATATCCATGGCTGTTTTTCCAGGAACTGGAGTGTTCCAGGTATCGATCACCATTTTTTTCTCGGGGAGGTAACCCTCCGAGCTCCTGTGTCCAACAACAAAGGTGTATGATCACTCCCTACGCGAGGGAGTGCAGTAACAGCCGACAAGGGGAAGTGAGCATCCCAGGAAATGGAAGCAAAAACCCTATCTATAGTTGCAAAAATGGGACTGTCTTGATTATTACTCCAGGTATACTTTCTATTTGCAATATTAGTCTCCATAAGACACCATTAGTTAATCCAGTCGTTAAAGAGGTAAGAAAACTGATTATTAATAACACCATTGTTCTTGTCAACCGTGGACCTAACTAAATTGAAATCTCCCCCAAGTAAAAGTGGGTAAGTAAGCCATCCATGATATCATGTAATTCAGCAAAGAAATCAAGCTTAAACTCGTTATATGAGGTACCATATACAGCAACAAGATGCCACATGAAACCATCTGATTTGTTTTTCACAGTTGCCACAATGCAAAATTTCTTATTAATAAAACCAATTACTTCAAACAAGTCACTTTTAAGACCCACAAGGATCCCACTAGCCGTGTTTATAGCAGGAAGATAATGCCAGTCAAAAGCTATCCTACCAGAAATGCCATTAAGGACATGAGCATCAATATTTTCTCTTTTGGTTTCAGAGGAACACAGGAAGTCTACATGGTTATTACAAATGAAATCTCCTAGGCACTGGATTTTTCCAGGTTGTCCTAGACCACGAATATTTCAAAAAGCCCCTATCATTTTATTTTAAATGGATGAGATAAGCCACAAGGCTTTTTCTTAGTATTCAAGACAGGGCATTCTACATCTGAAACAGCAGTGCCACCTGCTTCAGTATGTGGAATGTCCTCTTTCCCAGAAACAGGAGGAAGGTCATTTGTATCCAATAGATCTAGGCTATCAGGGAGAACAATCTCCGGGTTTTCATCAGCAAATTGTAAACATCTAATTTTCTCTCTGTCAATCAGGTCCAGAATGATATTATTTTGTTCCTCTTCACTATTACTAATGCATAGGTCAACTTTAGCAGTATGAGAAGCAAGTTCATTAGGATCAAGGGTCGCAAAAGATTTACCTTTAAACGTGGCCGGCATTTCCAAGTTCTTCTTCATCATGTATGCCGCGGCCTTGTCCATGATCTTTACATCTCCATGCTTTCTGGTCATAGGTTTGCCAGCCAACACTGGGCCCCAAGTAGGTGAGTTCTTGATATTGAGTTTCTTCTTGACCACCGAGTCCGCCCTCTCCAGTGATTCTAACAAGGATCTTTTCACTGAATTCATTGCTAATGTTAGATCTTCTGGTAAGCATTCCATTTCCATATTGATGTTTTCCTCTTCCACATCAAATTCCTCCATCTCAAACTTACTAAGTTGTTTCGAACAGTAGTCCAAATGGACTGACAGAGCATTGGACTTTTCAAACCTTGAAGTTGGCTCAGTTTCATCTCCACCAGCCTTCATCGGGGTCCAATCTTCGAGGTCATCATTAATCTCTCCTTGTATCACATCACTCATGCTAACCTGATGGACTTCCACTGCAGAAGCAGCCACTTGAGACTTGTTTTTGCTCGAGCTAGAAGATGTGGCTGTCTTGGTAGGGAAATTGGCCTTGTCCAGTTCATCAATCGCCTCATCATTGTCTTCTTCCAATCCTTCCTTGTCCTCAGTATCCTTATTGTTATTTCCATCATTTCCTTCAAGATTATCCAGATCTGGATCATCATCCCCTCCATCAGCATCCTCATCATTCTGCTCGAACCCTTCCACTGTAAAGAACAACAGGTATAATTTCTTTTTCATCTCCACCAATCTCTCGAAAGGAATCTTCCTGGGATCTCTGCAGGCAACTTTGACTCGAATAATTTCATAGAAGCTCTTGAAAATACCATTCCAGTCCACATCCACCAGTATTCCAAAACACGCTGTGATCTGGGCAAAGACTTTCCAGGCGCACCACTTGGGTGGAATTCCTTCAATCTGTACCCAAGCTTCAGTTAGTGCTCCAAATTCATCCAACATTCCTTCCCATTCACAGATTTTGACAGATACACCAGCAATTGGCTGCTCAAAAGGGGGAAATTCAATTAGGTCATCCACATTTTTCCAAGGGGGAAATCTCAGCACGAATTTCTTGTTCTCCAGCTCCCTGATTTGCCATGGACACTCTTTGTTCTTACAAAAGATCCCATTTAACTGAGTTAGTAGATCCGAGACAGAAACCTCTCCCTTAATCACCTTGAGAACAGCACAGTTCTTGTAATTTAACCAGCTAGATTGAGCCGCCACAGGAACTTCAACATGGTAAAATCCTAGCCCTGAAGCAGCACTACCAAAATAAGTGGCAGCAGGTTGTGGTTTTGCCCAGGCAGCGCAATTGTTGACGTTGTGGTTCCCAGCGCAGATAAAGCATTTTTTTGCCTCTACACAATTCCCCACATAATGTCCAGGCAAACTGCAGTTGAAACAGATCATATCCTTGTATTTGGGGTCGAGGATCTGTACCGCTGGAGGGGGGGAGGAGGTGGTGGGGCAGTCGTCGGAGGGACAGCTTGGGCTTGGTTCCCCTGGGTTGGTTTGGGCGCCCCTTGCAGACCTGGTTTCCCGGTGTTGCCCAAGGAAGAGGCAGTGGATTTCCCCTCTTGGGGATTGGGTTTCTTCCCCGGTGGTGGCCGGCGATTCCGCTGTGGCATCTGACCACGATTTTCCATCCCTCTCCTCACAGCTTCAACAAACGATCTAGGGAATCCTAGTGCCTCAGTAGAGATCTTGAAAGTGGTAGGTATGGGGTCGAAAGGACCAACCGATGCAACCGGAAAATAGTCTTGAACCGAGAATATCTTCGAGCGGAACAAATCTTTTCTCACCCAAAACAGTTTGGGGACGGCGTAGCTAGGGTTCGGGGGAGCCTGCCTAGGTTTATGTAGGCGGCAACTGCGGGTCGGGGAGGGGATAACCCAGAGCTGGCCAAAAAAAATCGCCACCTCCTCTCCAAACCCGCTCACTGGCTCAGAACACGTCTTTTGAAAACCCGTTTTCCTCCCAACCACACATCCACGGATCAACGGAGATGGGGTGGGGGTCGGCCCTACAACAGTGACTGGTTGGTTTGAACACAGTCCCGCCGTCCTTGCAAAAGCGAGCTCGTCGGAGTCCGCATGGGTCGCCGGAAACAGAACACCATGAGTGTTTCGGGGTGTTCCAGAGGTGCATGAAGAATTGCAAGGACTAATCGAAGGGACAACCCTTCCAATTGTATCCGGGACAATCGTTTTACTAAATTCCCCACCCAAAACAATTTGGGAATCCCCAATCAAATGAACTTCAGATCGAGAATTCAGCAAGGCACATGAACGGGATTTGGGTCGATTGTTTTGTACCTTTGTACGGGGTTTCTCCCCGCGATCACCCGACCATGGTGGAGGTTCCAAGGTGGATCCCCTGGTCCTCCTGCGCCTTGTTTGCAGGGCGGGGGCATCCTGCAAGGCCCATGCGCCGGATTGCGGAAGCTTCAAGGGACCCTGGGGAGGACGACCCCCGGCGGCAGCGCTTCTAGAGGGATGCGGGAGATCTGCAGCACCGACGGAGGGCGGATGGTGGGCCTTGACGGTGAGCTGTCTTGAAACGCGCCCATCTCGCCGCCTGCCTCGGGTCTGATGATTCCGCCTCCTGAATCACCCAGAAGATGAACTCGTAGTCCATCCCGCCGTCGTCGCCCGCAAAGTGAGCGCGCTCCTCGAACGTCGCATGCCGAAGGATCTCCATGAAGATGTCGGGCCACTTGGAGCGGTTCGGGAATCTCTCCCTCACCACCCGACGCATCTCCACCAGCGCTTCCGGCGACGACGCATCGATCTTCGGGAGCGTCGCCACCGGTGGCGGAGGCTGGGGCGGCGCCGCCACCTGATGCGCCGGTCGCAGTCGCCGAGCCCTCGCCCCGCGTCGCGCCCCTCCCACCATCTCGCTCGCCAGATCTGTCCGTGGCACTCAGGGAACCGTGGCTCGATCTGAGATGGGGAGGATGAGGATGGGAAACGGGAGGGGATAAGGCCGCGGTGGTATTAATGGCGGTCGCGTCGCCATTAATGCCGGTAGGTGAGGAATCGCCTCCCCCTCGCTCCACGTCGCGTCCCATCTTTTTAAATGTTACTCCAAGAATGCCGAGTAGTTTCAGCCCTTTATATGTGTAGCCTTCTCAAGCAGAGATCCTTTCCTCCTCTTCcatcaaaatataagacgttcTTTAACACTGTCAAAATATAAGACGTTCTTGTACTCATTTTGATACAGAGGGAGTAAGTCATTTGCATTTTTAATTTGATTATGATGTTATCAATACAAATTGTCATGAACCAATTACAGCAGCAATGCACGCAATATCCTCTAGTTTTATCCATTTCCCAATACGAGAAAATAAAATAGACACCTAGCAGTAGGACAAGTACTACCTAGTACCGGATGGTCCTCTAACTTGCTAGCTAGCTTCGTAGGTATGAACTGCACTCACTGGCGAGAATTTCATTGTGGAAGAGTTGAAAAGGCATTTCCTCTCCACTTTTCGGATGGTAGGAGACCTTGTTGTGCTGCATGTCGACGCGAAGCAGATACTGCATTTTGTACTCCAGTATTCGACCATCGACCGCCACGTCCAGATCAGTGAAGATTAGGTAGACGACGTCGTCTTCGTCCACGCTGAGCACCGGGAACAACGGCAAGACCCGCGGCAAGCCCAGCGAGAGGTGGCTCTCTGTAAGGTCTAGGGTTTGTATTAGGCAGCATCCATGAATCTCGAGCTACAAGGTTGAacgcggaggaggaggaaggggatCAGCTCTCGTAGGAGCGTACACCACACACGCAACACCTAGCCGTTTACGCCATCGCCACCTCGATCTTATCGCTTAGTGGTTTAAATACAGGCTAGTGGATCCACTCTGGCCCAGCAAGCCGAGCCAGAAGGCGAGGTTGTCTCTTGGGCCGGCCCAATGCTTGAACTCCCTCTTGGCGCTCGTCACTGTTGCTGACAATCCCTCCTCCCTTGGACACGGCTTGACCCCAAGCCGGAGCTCTCGGAAACCTTTGCTGCAAAGCGACTTTGTCTTCCCAAGTAGCCAGTTCCACAGGTGTTGAACTCCATTTGACGAGGACTTGAACTACGGAATCATAGCCACGACGCGCCACTCGTTGCTTCAAAACTTGTTCAGGTACTTGGAACTGATTGTCAAGCGAGGGAAGTAGAGGTAGCACTTGACAGTCTGGAGTCAACACTTTCTTCAGTGGGGATACATGAAACACCGGGTGGACTTTGCTAGTAGAAGGCAAGTCCAGGCGATAAGCAACTTGCCCGATCCGCTCCAGAATAGCAAATGGGCCATAGAACTTGAACGCCAGTTTTTGATTTGCCCGAGGAGCTACTGACGACTGAAGATATGGCTGGAGTTTAAGAAATACCTTGTTCCCGACCGCAAACTCCCGATCAGTACGATGCTTGTCAGCTTGGCATTTCATTCTTTGTTGAGCTCGGAGCAAATGTTGCTTCACAGAGTCGAGCACGACAGCACGATCAGATAGCCATTGTTGTAGATCACCATTTTCAATTGCATTGTCAGGTGATATGCCAAAGTGGCGAGGAAGATGTCCATAGATAACTTCAAATGGCGTCTTCCCTATGGCTGAATGCCAGTTGGTATTATACCAGTATTCACACAGTGGAATCCACTTTGCCCAATGAGTTGGGTGTCCACTGATGAAACAGCGCAAGAAGCACTCCACCTGCTGATTTACTCGCTCTGTTTGCCCATCAGATTGAGGGTGTCAAGCCGAGCTCATTCGAAGGAGGATTCCTGATTTCTGAAAAAGTTCGCTCCAGAACTTGCTGGTGAAGATTCTGTCGTGGTCAGACACAATTGACAGGGGCATGCCATGCAACTTGGAGACAAAGTTCAGAAATGCATCAGCCACTGTTTCTGCAGTAAACGGATGGTGCAGGGGCATAAAGTGCCCATATTTAGACAGCTTATCAATAACGACCAGCAAGCAGTTGTAACGCCCTGATGTGGGCAGCCCTTCCAAAAAATCCATCGTAACCATTTCCCAAGGAAGTGTAGGAACGGGTAGAGGTTGGAGAAGACCAGGGTATGGCACTCGTTCAGGTTTAGCTTGCTGACAGACAAGGCACTGTTGGACATAATCTTTGATAAATCCTCTCATTTTCTTCCATTTGAATAGCTGTTTGATACGCTTGTAAGTTACTGGGAAACCTGAGTGACCACCCATTGGGCTGCCATGAAGAGTAGCACAGATTTTTCTATGGAGAGAAGGGTTGTTACCCACCCAGACACTTTTCCCTTGTTTGAGTACCCCAGCCCTAAGAGAGAACTTATCATTGTAGGTTGGAGACACTATGAGTTGCTGTATCAGTTCAGTTGCAAATGGATCATTGCAATAACTCTGTGCAATCTCCTCTAACCAAGCTGGTTGTGCAACAGACAATTGCTGCAGCTCTGGTAGCACATCAGCAGGTACAGGAGGTCTCCTTGACAGGGAATCTGCAGCACTGTTTTCCACCCCTTTCTTGTATTCAATGGAATATTGCAATCCCAATAGTTTGGTTAGAGCTTTCTGTTGCCATCTGGTGTGCAACCTTTGTTCAGTTAAACAAGCCAAGCTCCTTTGATCAGTTCTGATGACAAACTCAGACACTTGCAGGTATTGTCTCCAATGTTCCACTGCCAATAAGATTGCCAGGTATTCTTTTTCATACACAGATAATGTTTGGTTTCTGGGGCCCAATGCTTTACTGACATAAGCAATAGGGTGTCCTTTTTGCATAAGTACAGCTCTAACTCCTATATCACAAGCATCAGTTTCTACCACAAATTTCTGTGAGAAATCTGGTAGTGCTAATACAGGAGCTAACATGAGAGCTTGTTTTAGGAGTAGGAAAGCTTGGTTTTCATTATCTGTCCAATGGAATGTAACCCCCTTTTTCAAAAAATTTGACAAGGGCTTGCTCAGTATACCATAATGAGATATAAATTTTCTGTAATATCCTACAAGACCCAAGAATCCTCTAACTTCTTTAGCAGATTGAGGCATTGGCCATTCTTTTATGGCTTTGTAGGGTCAGTTGCCACTCCCTGCCCACTAATAATGTGCCCTAGGTATGCAATCTTGGTCTGAGAAAAAGCACACTTAGATAACTTGACCTGCCACTGGTGTTGGAGCAGCAATTTCAGAACTTCAGCCAAGTGCTGCAGGTGTAACTCATAGGAAGCACTGAATACTAGTATGTCATCAAAGAAGACCAATACAAACTTCCTAATGCATGGAGCCAAAGTATCATCCATACCAAAGTTGAAGGTATTAGGTCCACCAGTAAGGCCAAATGATAATACCAAGAATTCAAAATGACCAATATGAGTTTGGAAAGCAGTCTTATGCTCTTCTCCTGGTGCCAACCTGATTTGATGACATCCTGATCTCAGGTCCAATTTAGAAAACCAACAAGCACATGCAGGTTCATCCAGGAGTTCATCAATAATTGGGATGGGGTACTTGCCTTTAACTGTAATGGCATTTAATTTCCTGTCGTCAAACACTGGCCTCCATGTTTTGTCCTTTTTCTGCACCATAATCACGGGGGAAGAGAAAGCATTATTGCTTGGTCTGATAATTCCAGCAGCAAGCATTTCTTTGACTTGCTTTTCCATTTCATCTTTCAGAACTGGAGGAATTCTGTAAGGCCTACTGTATACAGGCTGAGCTCCAGGAACTAGAAGAATTGTGTGATCATATTTTCTTCTAGGTGGCAACCCAGTTGGAGCCTCAAATACTGGAGCAAATTGTTGTAGCAGCTCTTTAGCTTCAGGAGGTAAATCAGCCTCATCAGTGTTTTCAATAGTTAACATAGCTGACAGTTCAATCAATGCCATCATCTGAGGTGCAGCATCCTGACCCAACAGTGTGATAAAACTTCCCTTTAATTGGAATGACATCCAATAATCAGCCCAATCAACTTGCATAGGGCTATGAGCAGCTAACCAGTCCAAGCCCAATATGCCATCATAAGTTCCCAGAGGAAATATTTTAAAGTTGCTGACAAATTCATGTCCATCACAACACCAACTACCATTCAGTAATTGCTGATTGCAAGAAACCATATCACCATTAGCTACCTTAACCATCCTGACTGGCGTTTGGGAGATGCCCTTAACTGAAGTTGCAACTGTACAATCCAGAAATGTGTGGGTGCTGCCAGAATCAACCAAGAACACAAGAGATTTGCCCTGCAAATAAACCTTCGGTTTCATAGTGGTAGTTGCTGGAGCTGACAGTTCTCCCATGGCTGCAGCAGAAATACTGATTGCATTTGCTTCAGCAGTAACTGAATCGCCCGAGTCACTTTGTTCAGATGGCATACTTTGTACATAATCCAAcatttcttgcactacatggaGTTGCACTTCTTGCTTACACCTGTGTTCCCTTGCCCATCGCTCCCCACAAATGAAACACAGTCCCTTGGATTTCCTGTAAGCACGCAAGGTAGACCAGCGATCTTCAGATGCAGCTAGGCGTTGCAACTCAAGTGCTCGTTTGTCCTCCATTTCTTTACTGGTCACTGTCCTGCTGGAGAAAACTGAGTTGCCTTTACTTTGGACAGCATTTACTGACTTTGCTGAATTATCTCCCAATTCTTCAATTAACAGTGCCAGGGCGTAAGCTGAGTCCAGGTCTGTGGGTTGCTGGATGCCCACCATGAGCCTGATCGATGGTGTTAAGCCCTCCATGAACCGAGTCACATAATGCACTGGATTGGGGTTAGTTTCATATGCAGTTAATTGATCATATAACTCAGAAAAACGCTCCACATAATCCTCAATAGAACTAGTCTGACGTACATGGAACAACTGTCTCAGGATATTCTGGTGCTTGTTACGCCCAAATCGCGACTACAACATCTCACAGAATTCAACCCAAGATATGTTAGGTGCTCGACGTTGTACTGACTCAAGCCAACGCGCGGCAGTGCCTTCAAAGAGAGCAGAAGCAAAAGATATCCACTGAATCTGCGGTGTGTTCCAAAACCTGAAATAGTCCTCACAGCGAGACTGCCACAATTTTGGGTTCGAACCATCGAATTGGGGCAGCTCAATACGGGGACCAAAACTCACAGCATCTGCTTGGTACTGCCGAAATCCTTCATTGACAGGTACAATTTGACGGGTTGAAGGAACTGGATCGACGACCATACCTCGGGCGGTCGGAGGTACATATCTGGGGCCGGAATTTCT
This genomic window from Aegilops tauschii subsp. strangulata cultivar AL8/78 chromosome 4, Aet v6.0, whole genome shotgun sequence contains:
- the LOC141021932 gene encoding uncharacterized protein, producing the protein MPQSAKEVRGFLGLVGYYRKFISHYGILSKPLSNFLKKGVTFHWTDNENQAFLLLKQALMLAPVLALPDFSQKFVVETDACDIGVRAVLMQKGHPIAYVSKALGPRNQTLSVYEKEYLAILLAVEHWRQYLQVSEFVIRTDQRSLACLTEQRLHTRWQQKALTKLLGLQYSIEYKKGVENSAADSLSRRPPVPADVLPELQQLSVAQPAWLEEIAQSYCNDPFATELIQQLIVSPTYNDKFSLRAGVLKQGKSVWVGNNPSLHRKICATLHGSPMGGHSAIGKTPFEVIYGHLPRHFGISPDNAIENGDLQQWLSDRAVVLDSVKQHLLRAQQRMKCQADKHRTDREFAVGNKVFLKLQPYLQSSVAPRANQKLAFKFYGPFAILERIGQVAYRLDLPSTSKVHPVFHVSPLKKVLTPDCQVLPLLPSLDNQFQTKSLCSKGFRELRLGVKPCPREEGLSATVTSAKREFKHWAGPRDNLAFWLGLLGQKSHLSLGLPRVLPLFPVLSVDEDDVVYLIFTDLDVAVDGRILEYKMQYLLRVDMQHNKVSYHPKSGEEMPFQLFHNEILASECSSYLRS